The proteins below are encoded in one region of Terriglobales bacterium:
- the pheT gene encoding phenylalanine--tRNA ligase subunit beta yields the protein MKISVAWLREFVDLKVDTKRLAEDLTRAGISVESLAGEGDAAILSMEITTNRVDAMNHYGVARECAAIYDTELRPIVAKLPPSAGKTDFKIEIEAPELCGRYTARVLKGTRVVASPAAIARRLESMDARPINNAADATNYNLIEMGHPTHAFDLDRLEGEKIVVRRARDGERLKTLDGVDRTLTNEDLVIADAKRAVALAGVMGGFDTMITEKTRNVLIESAWFDPMTVRKTARRHGMHTDASHRFERGADWAATPVACARVAQLILETGGGEVAGEEMDAIGRTIERPEVALRYSEVTRILGVELPREEIARMLARLGFGVRGSGDKGWHVVLPTWRLDVEREIDLIEEIARLWGYDRFPNTLPAFSGAVVELPDAPKEAAVRSCLRALGYHAAISTTFISETDAKTFSTEAALKLANPISEEATVLRTSLAPGMLDMLAWNLNRGVSDARLFEMGKVFAALGSDCDERKALVLGATGHAGETSVHQAPRPYSFYDLKGDIETLLGQFVHQSLYFDALAASYYHPGRAARAVMDGATVARFGQIHPEVAERRKLRQDVYVAEVALDRLFKSGLREPVYRPVPRFPAVERDFSFLFAQDVSFEKIRAAVEGLKLADLRAFRPVETFRGGAIPAGKYSLLLRATFQSGERTLRDDEVAAWAGKIVKALEGLGGTLRA from the coding sequence ATGAAGATCTCGGTTGCCTGGCTGCGCGAGTTCGTTGACCTGAAGGTCGACACGAAGAGGCTCGCCGAAGACCTGACGCGCGCGGGAATCTCGGTGGAAAGCTTGGCGGGCGAGGGCGACGCGGCCATTCTCTCCATGGAGATCACCACCAACCGGGTGGATGCCATGAACCACTACGGGGTGGCGCGGGAGTGCGCAGCCATCTACGACACCGAGCTGAGACCGATCGTGGCGAAGCTGCCGCCGTCGGCGGGGAAGACCGATTTCAAGATCGAGATCGAAGCGCCGGAGCTGTGCGGGCGCTACACGGCGCGCGTGCTGAAGGGCACGCGCGTGGTGGCCTCGCCGGCGGCCATCGCGCGGCGGCTGGAGAGCATGGACGCGCGGCCCATCAACAACGCGGCCGACGCCACCAACTACAACCTGATCGAGATGGGGCATCCGACGCACGCCTTCGACCTGGACCGGCTGGAGGGGGAAAAGATCGTGGTGCGGCGGGCGCGGGACGGAGAGAGGCTGAAAACGCTGGACGGAGTGGACCGCACGCTCACGAACGAAGATCTGGTGATCGCCGACGCAAAACGCGCGGTGGCGCTGGCCGGAGTGATGGGCGGCTTCGACACCATGATCACGGAGAAGACGCGCAACGTGCTGATCGAGTCGGCATGGTTCGATCCCATGACCGTGCGCAAGACGGCGCGGCGGCACGGCATGCACACCGACGCGTCGCATCGCTTCGAGCGCGGCGCCGACTGGGCGGCGACGCCGGTGGCCTGCGCGCGCGTGGCGCAGCTCATCCTGGAGACGGGCGGCGGCGAAGTGGCGGGCGAGGAGATGGACGCTATCGGACGCACGATCGAGCGGCCGGAAGTGGCACTGCGCTACTCCGAGGTGACGCGCATCCTGGGTGTGGAGCTGCCGCGCGAGGAGATCGCGCGCATGCTCGCGCGGCTGGGATTCGGCGTGCGCGGCAGTGGAGACAAAGGCTGGCACGTGGTGCTGCCCACGTGGCGGCTGGACGTGGAACGCGAGATCGACCTCATCGAAGAGATCGCGCGGCTGTGGGGGTACGATCGCTTCCCCAACACGCTGCCGGCATTCAGCGGCGCGGTGGTCGAGCTGCCCGATGCCCCGAAAGAAGCCGCGGTGCGCTCCTGCCTGCGGGCGCTGGGATACCATGCGGCCATCTCCACAACCTTCATATCAGAGACGGACGCGAAGACGTTCTCGACGGAAGCGGCGCTGAAGCTGGCCAATCCAATCAGCGAGGAAGCGACGGTGCTCAGGACGTCGCTGGCGCCGGGGATGCTCGACATGCTGGCCTGGAACCTGAACCGCGGCGTGAGCGACGCGCGCCTGTTCGAGATGGGCAAGGTGTTCGCCGCCCTGGGCTCCGATTGCGACGAACGCAAGGCGCTGGTTCTCGGCGCCACCGGGCACGCGGGAGAAACGAGCGTCCACCAAGCCCCGCGGCCGTATTCGTTCTACGACCTGAAGGGCGACATCGAGACGCTGCTGGGGCAGTTCGTACATCAGTCGTTGTACTTCGACGCGCTGGCCGCTTCCTACTACCACCCGGGACGCGCGGCGCGGGCGGTGATGGACGGGGCGACCGTGGCCCGCTTCGGGCAGATCCATCCTGAGGTAGCGGAGCGGCGCAAGCTGCGGCAGGACGTGTACGTGGCCGAGGTCGCGCTGGACCGCCTGTTCAAGAGCGGACTGCGCGAGCCGGTGTACCGGCCGGTGCCTCGGTTCCCGGCGGTGGAGCGCGACTTCTCTTTCCTGTTCGCACAGGACGTGAGTTTCGAGAAGATCCGCGCGGCGGTGGAGGGGCTGAAGCTGGCCGACCTGCGCGCCTTCCGGCCGGTAGAAACGTTCCGCGGCGGCGCGATTCCAGCGGGCAAATATTCCCTGCTGCTGCGGGCCACGTTCCAATCCGGGGAGCGCACGCTGCGCGACGATGAAGTGGCGGCGTGGGCGGGGAAGATCGTGAAGGCGCTGGAGGGATTGGGCGGCACGCTACGAGCGTGA
- the pheS gene encoding phenylalanine--tRNA ligase subunit alpha, whose translation MYSVPELNDHTPAAVDAAVRELLTALDGEAAALGSEAEWKAFRDRWMARKNGVLTQVNDRWLKAAPAQAKRDVGQRVNELKARVEQTVESARQRVHGGGLKARLEAERLDVTLPGIRRRLGAEHPVLKVNDELLGIFRSMGYSIADGPEVESDYYNFEALNFPPEHPARDTQDTLFLAGQDKKPLRERLLLRTHTSPVQIRTMEKHAPPVRIVCPGKVYRHDTPDATHSPVFHQIEGLAVDTNITFSDLKGTLDYAMKAMFGSSVQTRFHPSFFPFTEPSADVSISCIFCGGKGYYAAGGPCRHCKQSGWIELLGCGMVDPAVYGFVREKGYDPAKISGFAWGLGVERIAIMKYGVEDIQLFFHGDVRFLEQFG comes from the coding sequence ATGTACAGCGTCCCCGAACTGAACGACCACACGCCGGCAGCGGTGGATGCGGCGGTGCGCGAATTGCTGACGGCGCTGGACGGTGAAGCGGCGGCGTTGGGGAGCGAAGCCGAGTGGAAGGCGTTCCGCGACCGCTGGATGGCGCGCAAGAACGGCGTCCTGACCCAGGTAAACGACCGGTGGCTGAAGGCCGCCCCGGCCCAAGCGAAGCGCGACGTCGGACAGCGGGTGAATGAACTCAAGGCCCGGGTGGAACAGACGGTCGAATCGGCACGGCAGCGCGTCCACGGCGGAGGCCTGAAGGCGCGCCTGGAGGCGGAGCGGCTGGATGTGACGCTGCCGGGGATCCGGCGGCGGTTGGGGGCGGAGCATCCGGTGCTCAAGGTGAACGACGAGCTGCTCGGCATCTTCCGCTCGATGGGCTACTCGATCGCCGACGGGCCCGAGGTCGAGAGCGACTACTACAACTTCGAGGCGCTGAATTTTCCGCCCGAGCATCCGGCGCGTGACACGCAGGACACGCTGTTCCTGGCGGGACAGGACAAGAAGCCGCTGCGCGAGCGGCTGCTGCTGCGCACGCACACGTCCCCGGTGCAGATCCGGACCATGGAAAAGCATGCGCCGCCGGTGCGCATCGTGTGTCCGGGGAAGGTGTACCGGCACGACACGCCCGACGCCACACACTCGCCGGTGTTCCACCAAATCGAAGGGCTGGCCGTGGACACCAACATCACCTTCAGCGACCTGAAAGGGACGCTGGATTACGCCATGAAGGCGATGTTCGGATCGAGCGTGCAGACGCGCTTTCATCCATCGTTTTTCCCCTTCACCGAACCCAGCGCGGACGTGAGCATCAGTTGCATCTTCTGCGGTGGGAAGGGCTATTACGCGGCGGGCGGACCCTGCCGGCATTGCAAGCAGAGCGGCTGGATCGAGCTGCTGGGCTGCGGCATGGTGGACCCTGCGGTGTATGGCTTCGTGCGCGAGAAGGGCTACGACCCGGCCAAAATCAGCGGCTTCGCCTGGGGGCTGGGCGTGGAACGGATCGCCATCATGAAGTACGGCGTGGAAGACATACAGCTTTTCTTCCATGGGGATGTGCGGTTCCTGGAGCAGTTTGGATAA
- the rplT gene encoding 50S ribosomal protein L20, protein MPRVKRGTKRRARRKKILDRASGYFLTKSKLYRSAKESVERALKYAYAGRRLKKRQFRALWIVRIGAAARLNGMSYSQFIHGLKKSGIELDRKILADLAVQDPAAFKSLAEQARAALGSAA, encoded by the coding sequence ATGCCACGCGTCAAACGTGGGACGAAGCGGCGCGCGCGCCGGAAGAAGATCCTGGATCGCGCCAGCGGCTATTTCCTCACCAAGTCCAAGCTCTACCGTTCGGCGAAGGAGTCGGTCGAGCGGGCGCTGAAATACGCTTACGCCGGCCGGCGGCTGAAGAAGCGGCAGTTCCGGGCGCTGTGGATCGTGCGCATCGGGGCGGCGGCGCGGCTGAACGGCATGAGCTACAGCCAGTTCATCCACGGGCTGAAGAAGAGCGGCATCGAGCTGGACCGCAAGATCCTGGCGGACCTGGCGGTACAGGACCCGGCGGCGTTTAAGAGCCTGGCCGAGCAGGCCCGGGCTGCGCTGGGTTCGGCGGCCTGA
- the rpmI gene encoding 50S ribosomal protein L35: MPKLKTHKGAAKRFRKTAGGKIKRSQAYLRHILTSKPTKRKRQLDMSATVSKADVKNVKAMLPY, encoded by the coding sequence ATGCCGAAGTTGAAGACCCATAAGGGCGCGGCCAAGCGCTTCCGGAAGACGGCGGGAGGGAAGATCAAGCGCAGCCAGGCGTATCTGCGCCACATCCTGACGTCGAAGCCGACCAAGCGCAAACGGCAGTTGGACATGAGCGCCACGGTATCGAAGGCGGATGTCAAGAACGTGAAGGCGATGCTGCCGTATTAG
- the infC gene encoding translation initiation factor IF-3 yields the protein MQATEGNIDKRFIRANERIRAREIRVIDDEGQQIGIMPPQEALKMARSKNLDLVEISPTANPPVCRIMDFGKFLYEQGKKERAARKHQKTIVIKEVKFRVNVDEHDYEFKKNHVLRFLDEGDKVKATIFFRGREMTHPELGRAILNRLLTDVGDKGIVEFRPRMEGNTLHMILAPKKA from the coding sequence ATCCAAGCAACGGAGGGAAATATCGACAAACGTTTCATCCGAGCCAATGAGCGCATCCGGGCGCGGGAAATCCGGGTGATCGACGACGAAGGGCAGCAGATCGGCATCATGCCGCCGCAGGAAGCGCTGAAGATGGCCCGCAGCAAGAACCTGGACCTGGTAGAGATTTCGCCCACCGCCAATCCTCCCGTCTGCCGCATCATGGACTTCGGGAAGTTTCTCTACGAGCAGGGGAAAAAAGAGCGCGCGGCGCGCAAGCATCAGAAGACCATCGTCATCAAGGAAGTGAAGTTCCGGGTGAACGTGGACGAGCACGACTACGAGTTCAAGAAGAACCACGTGCTGCGCTTCCTGGACGAGGGCGACAAGGTGAAGGCCACCATCTTCTTCCGCGGGCGGGAAATGACGCACCCGGAGCTGGGACGGGCGATCCTGAACCGGCTGCTGACCGATGTGGGCGACAAGGGGATCGTCGAGTTCCGGCCGCGGATGGAAGGCAATACGCTGCACATGATCCTGGCGCCCAAGAAAGCGTAA
- a CDS encoding TIGR03618 family F420-dependent PPOX class oxidoreductase has protein sequence MASLSDPLVRELLDGRSVACLGTENSDGSVHLVAVWYLFDGGALYVATASRSRKARNVEARPRASLMVDSRDPQASRGVTVSGAAELLKGEASREWNARIHRRYLSEAALADPRVGPVFAGWDDVTIRLKPKSVVAWDMREADRAVMGGAFAENPAYLRKLDL, from the coding sequence GTGGCTTCCCTTTCTGACCCGCTGGTAAGAGAGTTGCTTGATGGGCGCTCTGTCGCCTGCCTGGGGACGGAGAACTCGGATGGCTCCGTTCACCTGGTTGCGGTCTGGTATCTGTTCGATGGCGGAGCGCTCTACGTGGCGACGGCGTCGCGCAGCCGAAAGGCGCGCAATGTCGAAGCCCGGCCGCGGGCTTCCCTGATGGTCGACTCGCGCGATCCGCAGGCGTCGCGCGGGGTCACGGTGAGTGGAGCCGCGGAGTTGCTGAAAGGCGAAGCTTCGCGGGAGTGGAACGCGCGCATTCACCGCCGCTACCTGAGTGAGGCGGCGCTGGCGGACCCTCGCGTGGGACCGGTGTTCGCCGGGTGGGACGATGTCACCATCCGCCTGAAGCCCAAGTCGGTCGTGGCCTGGGACATGCGTGAGGCCGACAGGGCGGTGATGGGCGGCGCCTTCGCGGAGAATCCAGCGTATCTGCGGAAGCTCGATTTGTAA
- the mtaB gene encoding tRNA (N(6)-L-threonylcarbamoyladenosine(37)-C(2))-methylthiotransferase MtaB encodes MSTFHVQNFGCRAAQADGAALERQLLEHGLHPADDAGAAEFVILNTCTVTGAADQDARSAIRRIHRENPECRILVTGCYAQRAPQELAALPGVAWVVGNSHKQDVAGIVAQTQEWRRSPNFIPVATLGRSPDHAIANGPMVLVGDIFAHTELLAAPVFEARTHSERTRPNLKVQDGCDNRCSFCVIPAVRGQSRSLRLADAVREVRALVEAGYREVVISGINLGRWGRDLEPPRRFEDLIEAILAETTLERLRLSSVEPMDWTERLIDLVAGESRIARHAHVPLQSGSDRVLRRMHRRYRPWHYAERIHRIRERMPLAAIGADVMVGFPGETDAEFEENRAFIASLPFTYLHVFTYSARPGTPAAAMPGQVRSEVARERNRVLRELAAEKNLAFRRQMVGRTIPAITLSAQDGDSTEALTDNYLKMRLAGRHEANQWMGVRVVGVTKDGLEGVCNL; translated from the coding sequence GTGTCCACGTTCCACGTACAGAATTTTGGCTGCCGGGCCGCCCAGGCGGACGGCGCCGCCCTGGAGCGCCAACTCCTGGAACACGGATTGCACCCGGCAGATGACGCGGGTGCGGCCGAGTTCGTCATCCTGAACACCTGCACGGTGACCGGCGCGGCCGACCAGGACGCGCGCAGCGCCATCCGGCGCATACATCGCGAAAACCCGGAGTGCCGCATCCTGGTGACCGGATGCTACGCGCAGCGCGCGCCCCAGGAGCTGGCCGCGCTGCCCGGCGTCGCCTGGGTGGTGGGCAACTCGCACAAGCAGGATGTGGCGGGAATCGTGGCGCAGACTCAGGAGTGGCGACGCTCCCCGAACTTCATTCCCGTTGCGACGTTGGGCCGATCGCCCGATCACGCGATTGCAAATGGCCCGATGGTCCTGGTGGGCGATATTTTTGCGCACACCGAGTTGCTGGCTGCCCCGGTGTTCGAGGCCAGAACGCACTCGGAGCGGACGCGGCCCAACCTGAAAGTGCAGGATGGCTGCGACAATCGCTGCTCCTTCTGCGTGATCCCGGCGGTGCGCGGACAAAGCCGGTCTTTGAGGCTGGCGGATGCGGTGCGCGAGGTGCGGGCGCTGGTGGAGGCCGGGTATCGCGAGGTCGTCATTTCGGGAATCAATCTGGGGCGATGGGGGCGGGACCTTGAGCCGCCGCGGAGGTTCGAAGATTTGATCGAAGCCATCCTGGCGGAGACGACGCTGGAGCGGCTGCGGCTGAGTTCGGTCGAACCCATGGACTGGACGGAGCGGCTGATCGACCTCGTGGCCGGGGAGAGCCGCATCGCCAGGCACGCGCACGTGCCGCTGCAATCGGGCTCGGACCGGGTGCTAAGGCGCATGCACCGGCGCTACCGTCCGTGGCACTACGCGGAGCGCATCCACAGGATCCGCGAGCGGATGCCGCTGGCCGCCATCGGAGCCGATGTGATGGTGGGCTTTCCCGGCGAGACCGATGCCGAGTTCGAGGAGAACCGCGCCTTCATCGCTTCCCTGCCCTTCACCTACCTGCACGTGTTCACGTACTCCGCGCGGCCGGGGACGCCGGCGGCGGCTATGCCGGGACAGGTGCGGAGTGAGGTCGCGCGGGAGCGCAATCGCGTGCTGCGTGAACTGGCCGCGGAGAAGAACCTGGCATTCCGCAGGCAGATGGTCGGCAGAACGATTCCGGCCATCACGCTCAGCGCGCAGGACGGCGATTCGACCGAGGCGTTGACCGACAATTACTTGAAGATGAGACTCGCAGGACGGCACGAGGCCAATCAGTGGATGGGCGTGCGAGTAGTGGGAGTGACGAAAGACGGGCTCGAAGGAGTCTGTAACTTGTGA
- a CDS encoding response regulator, whose product MKRRILLADDDLAVQLALRKLLEMHGFEVETASSAREAIAKLDPGPFHMVITDMAMESETAGSDVIAAAQRQPYNPATAVLTELAETGPSRAGAQSVMVQANAQDLVRQIEALLIAHEDGKPAHAKGPVAVPAPRPRQLRRAR is encoded by the coding sequence ATGAAGCGCCGCATCCTGCTTGCCGACGACGACCTGGCCGTGCAGCTCGCGCTGCGCAAGCTGCTGGAGATGCACGGATTCGAAGTGGAAACCGCCTCCTCGGCGCGCGAAGCCATCGCCAAGCTCGACCCCGGCCCTTTCCACATGGTCATCACCGATATGGCCATGGAGAGCGAGACCGCGGGCAGCGACGTGATTGCCGCCGCCCAGCGCCAGCCCTACAATCCGGCCACCGCCGTCCTCACCGAGCTGGCCGAAACCGGCCCTTCGCGCGCCGGCGCCCAGTCCGTCATGGTGCAGGCCAATGCCCAGGACCTGGTGCGCCAGATCGAAGCCCTGCTCATCGCCCACGAGGACGGCAAGCCCGCCCACGCCAAGGGGCCCGTCGCGGTGCCCGCCCCGCGCCCCCGCCAGCTCCGGCGGGCACGCTGA
- a CDS encoding zinc-ribbon domain containing protein, with amino-acid sequence MEFRDKLLQCVECGAEFVFTAGEQLFFHDKQFKNEPKRCKPCKMKRISSLGGNGSVVRTPKVETQAVCSQCGKHTTVPFRPTQGRPVYCRECFQARRATAPSAVA; translated from the coding sequence ATGGAATTCCGGGACAAGCTGTTGCAGTGCGTCGAGTGCGGCGCCGAGTTCGTGTTCACGGCCGGCGAGCAGTTGTTCTTCCACGATAAGCAGTTCAAGAACGAGCCCAAGCGGTGCAAGCCCTGCAAGATGAAGCGCATCTCCTCCCTGGGCGGGAACGGCAGCGTTGTGCGTACGCCCAAGGTGGAAACGCAGGCGGTGTGCTCGCAGTGCGGCAAGCACACCACTGTGCCCTTCCGGCCTACGCAGGGACGCCCGGTCTATTGCCGGGAATGCTTCCAGGCGCGGCGGGCCACGGCGCCGAGCGCGGTGGCGTAG
- the rpsU gene encoding 30S ribosomal protein S21 codes for MRLQEGESLENALRRFKRKVQTEDIIKEVKRHSYYLKPGEKRRLKEALARKRNRKKARKEQD; via the coding sequence GTGAGATTGCAGGAGGGCGAATCGCTGGAGAATGCCCTCCGCCGCTTCAAGCGCAAGGTCCAGACCGAGGACATCATCAAGGAGGTCAAGCGTCACTCCTACTACCTCAAGCCTGGAGAGAAAAGGCGTTTGAAGGAAGCTCTGGCGCGCAAGCGGAACCGCAAGAAAGCGCGCAAGGAGCAGGACTAG
- a CDS encoding TonB-dependent receptor produces MVVMLAFTIPVLPARAQDAATGAIRGTVLDAAGARIAGAKVTAINTHTAVARTTRTDAQGEFWVQLLLPNEYEVHVSADGMRGERRTGLHVEVGGVLELEFRLAVAGPEPVVTVEGDAPLVETRPQGVSAVIDKRAIEELPLDGRRYTDLALLTPGAIQDPRGLTSATNGDLAFGGVRGFQSSFLVDGADNNNAFFAQARGRYRAPYQFSNEVVQEFRVSSNTYGADLGRAGGAVINVVTRSGSNQTHGSLFYFLRDSEFAARPPGLPAKPSDRRHQVGGTLGGRLIKNQVFYFVGFDQHVFRVPNVVLFADGSTEVAPTADDFEFNDQALVFAAADQLSALGGEFESSLIGHAAFAKVDVSLSPQHYLSGRLSASRYYGDNNVFFDPSSPARNFALSSNGEERVETLSAALSLTSALSFRATSHLRVQASWDNERSLANSDEPRTVIDDVLEGFGRSVILPRRTDENRVHIAETVSLDGRRHSFKFGGDFSNVEITNIFPLLFGGQYTFRSIRVNPFTFAPQTFGLQLTPLRAFAHEVPRFYSQNFGSAVSHPDTREYALFAQDTIRVSDRLALTLGVRWDLQTFRSDRLVSNPLWPDSGKAPTDTNNVAPRVGFALSFGEGRPWVIRGGYGIFYTRIPQIYNSAIETDNGLNNSHLLLDNADFFDRQIFPAYPNPLVECGVRALTCAAPASVTSRLTTEISSFAPDFQTPFVQQASLTVEREVARRFAIGAAYLYVHGQHLIRARDVNLPEPVELTYPVFEGTNFTGDFFSVDSFSTWQLAPSLTCPFPPCINEPVRPLAGVEAINVFESAASSVYHGLTLSARRRMTDGFYFRVAYTFGQAIDDNQDGLVAGPATVQNSFATRLERGRSVTDQRHRLAVSWIYEFKFFGADQPGLRAAFNDWRVSGVFTRGSGRPVNARIAGDANGDNNLENDRLPGFRRNAFTGPDYATMDVRLARRLFATRRVKLDLMVEAFNLFNRNNRRVDIGDDGFADTAANFVPLTTTAGGAIFPAFYQRLSSFLRPVRSYSPRQVQFALKAVF; encoded by the coding sequence ATGGTCGTCATGCTGGCATTCACCATCCCCGTCCTTCCTGCGCGCGCGCAGGACGCGGCGACCGGCGCCATCCGGGGGACGGTACTGGACGCGGCCGGAGCGCGGATCGCCGGAGCCAAGGTCACGGCCATCAACACCCACACGGCGGTGGCGCGCACGACGCGGACCGACGCGCAGGGGGAGTTCTGGGTGCAGCTGCTGCTGCCCAATGAATACGAGGTCCACGTGAGCGCGGATGGCATGCGCGGCGAGCGACGCACCGGATTGCATGTGGAGGTGGGCGGGGTGCTGGAGCTGGAGTTCCGGCTGGCAGTGGCCGGGCCGGAGCCGGTGGTCACGGTCGAAGGGGATGCGCCGCTGGTCGAGACGCGACCGCAGGGCGTCTCCGCCGTGATCGACAAGCGGGCCATCGAGGAATTGCCGCTCGACGGGCGCCGCTACACCGATCTTGCCCTGCTGACGCCCGGCGCAATCCAGGATCCGCGCGGCCTCACCTCGGCCACGAATGGCGACCTGGCGTTCGGCGGAGTGCGTGGCTTCCAGTCGTCGTTCCTGGTGGACGGCGCGGACAACAACAACGCCTTCTTCGCGCAGGCGCGCGGGCGCTACCGCGCTCCCTACCAGTTCAGCAACGAAGTGGTGCAAGAATTCCGCGTTTCCTCAAATACCTACGGGGCGGACCTGGGACGCGCGGGCGGTGCGGTCATCAATGTAGTGACGCGCTCGGGCTCGAACCAGACGCACGGCAGCCTGTTCTATTTCCTGCGGGACAGCGAGTTCGCGGCCCGGCCGCCGGGCCTGCCTGCGAAGCCCTCCGACCGGCGCCATCAGGTGGGCGGGACGCTGGGCGGGCGGCTGATCAAGAACCAGGTCTTCTATTTCGTGGGCTTCGACCAGCACGTCTTCCGGGTGCCCAACGTGGTGCTGTTCGCCGACGGCTCGACGGAAGTGGCGCCCACGGCGGACGACTTCGAGTTCAATGACCAGGCGCTGGTGTTCGCCGCCGCCGACCAGCTCTCGGCGCTGGGCGGCGAGTTCGAGTCGTCGCTCATCGGCCATGCCGCTTTCGCCAAAGTGGACGTGTCGCTTTCGCCGCAGCATTACCTTTCGGGGCGGCTGAGCGCCTCGCGCTACTACGGCGACAACAACGTCTTCTTCGATCCCTCCAGCCCGGCGCGCAACTTCGCGCTCAGCTCGAACGGCGAGGAAAGAGTCGAAACGCTGAGCGCGGCGCTCTCGCTCACCAGCGCGCTCAGCTTCCGCGCCACCAGCCACCTGCGGGTGCAGGCCTCCTGGGACAATGAACGGTCGCTGGCCAACTCCGATGAGCCGCGCACGGTGATCGACGACGTGCTCGAAGGCTTCGGGCGCTCGGTCATCCTGCCGCGGCGCACGGATGAGAACCGCGTACACATCGCCGAGACCGTGAGCCTGGACGGCCGTCGGCACTCCTTCAAGTTCGGCGGCGACTTCTCCAACGTCGAGATCACCAACATCTTCCCCTTGCTGTTCGGAGGGCAGTACACCTTTCGCAGCATCCGCGTGAATCCCTTCACCTTCGCGCCGCAGACCTTCGGCCTGCAGTTGACGCCGCTGCGCGCTTTCGCCCACGAAGTTCCGCGCTTCTATTCGCAGAACTTCGGCAGCGCGGTTTCGCATCCGGATACGCGCGAGTACGCGCTGTTCGCGCAGGACACCATCCGCGTCTCCGACCGCCTGGCACTCACCCTGGGAGTGCGCTGGGACCTGCAGACCTTCCGCAGCGACCGCCTGGTCTCGAATCCGCTGTGGCCGGATTCGGGCAAGGCGCCGACGGACACCAACAATGTGGCGCCGCGCGTGGGGTTCGCCCTTTCGTTCGGCGAAGGGCGGCCGTGGGTGATCCGCGGCGGCTACGGCATCTTCTACACGCGCATTCCGCAGATCTACAACTCGGCCATCGAGACCGACAACGGCCTGAACAATTCCCATCTGCTGCTGGACAACGCCGACTTCTTCGACCGCCAGATCTTTCCCGCGTATCCGAATCCGCTGGTGGAGTGCGGCGTGCGCGCGCTCACCTGCGCGGCGCCGGCCTCGGTAACCTCGCGCCTGACGACGGAGATCTCCTCCTTCGCGCCCGACTTCCAGACGCCGTTCGTGCAGCAGGCCAGCCTGACGGTGGAACGCGAGGTGGCGCGGCGGTTCGCGATCGGCGCCGCCTATCTGTACGTGCACGGGCAGCATCTCATCCGGGCGCGCGACGTCAACCTGCCCGAGCCGGTCGAGCTCACCTATCCCGTCTTCGAAGGAACGAACTTCACCGGCGACTTCTTCAGCGTGGATTCGTTCTCCACCTGGCAGCTTGCGCCTTCGCTCACCTGTCCGTTTCCGCCCTGCATCAACGAGCCGGTGCGGCCGCTGGCCGGGGTGGAAGCCATCAACGTTTTCGAGAGCGCGGCCTCCAGCGTCTACCACGGGCTGACGCTGTCGGCGCGGCGGCGCATGACCGACGGCTTCTACTTCCGCGTGGCCTACACCTTCGGCCAGGCCATCGACGACAACCAGGACGGGCTGGTCGCAGGCCCGGCCACGGTGCAGAACTCCTTCGCCACCCGGCTGGAGCGTGGCCGCAGCGTCACCGACCAGCGGCACCGGCTGGCCGTCTCCTGGATCTACGAATTCAAGTTCTTCGGCGCGGACCAGCCCGGGCTGCGGGCGGCGTTCAACGACTGGCGTGTCTCCGGCGTGTTCACACGCGGCAGCGGGCGCCCGGTGAACGCGCGCATCGCGGGCGACGCCAACGGCGACAACAATCTGGAGAACGACCGCCTGCCGGGTTTCCGGCGCAACGCTTTCACCGGGCCCGACTACGCCACCATGGACGTGCGCCTGGCGCGGCGCCTGTTCGCCACCCGGCGGGTGAAGCTCGACCTGATGGTCGAGGCCTTCAACCTGTTCAACCGCAACAACCGGCGGGTCGATATCGGCGACGACGGCTTCGCCGATACCGCAGCCAATTTCGTCCCGCTCACCACCACGGCCGGCGGCGCCATCTTCCCCGCCTTCTACCAGCGGCTTTCCAGCTTCCTGCGGCCGGTTCGTTCCTACTCGCCGCGGCAGGTGCAGTTCGCCCTCAAGGCGGTGTTCTGA